The following are encoded together in the Salvia hispanica cultivar TCC Black 2014 chromosome 6, UniMelb_Shisp_WGS_1.0, whole genome shotgun sequence genome:
- the LOC125194695 gene encoding protein FAR1-RELATED SEQUENCE 5-like has translation MCTARAVGFDTRKQGMRKVDNVTTWYSVVCNKEGGKRSNEEDKVNARSGFTIKRRWLSKRCGCKASISFKFFSEAGIPGYIIQEFNEVHNHYMVESEHQQFMTLNRKLDDVHHKFILDCSKANIGPTLTFKVLKEILGGFELVRCNVGDIRNTSRDIKAYANGCDVQMVLDDMAKKKELSDAFTYHYEVNAANQLVALFWCDGLMKRNYHMFGDIVAFDSTYNTNRINDANAAYPCVQRMILHDLHTFHGKGQSWETSPKMIVTDQDLGMGSAIQEVLVGTRHRWCMWHIMHKLASKVPGRLLRDEDFKKEFNACVWSDLLEPDEFEEEWNGVIERYELENVDWFNTSYEYRQMWIPAYFRDFSPGSMIRTTSIFESENNFYKNFMKPRANLVELYLYFNNALGFQRNARTMLDYNDATAVPILATKLAFEKHAATIYTDSMFRKIQEEIVDGNDRCRVLGFSSTNMVDTYKLGDSRRNSYSIQGPPLTIGRLYQIKGYRLFYGFIRRFETDIDVLRAFVGGLEELGNSLQAGTPPTSAFEKRRMIEEFYGMPRREVVEVHPPDVVKTKGHASSSASRLISKREKAIKEATRPLRRCKACDELGHQDSRNCPMLKEMAKEKELSKGKRKF, from the exons ATGTGTACTGCCCGCGCTGTTGGTTTTGATACGCGCAAACAAGGAATGAGGAAGGTGGACAATGTTACTACTTGGTATTCTGTCGTATGCAATAAGGAGGGCGGCAAGAGGTCGAACGAGGAAGACAAAGTGAATGCACGATCTGGTTTTACTATTAAACGCAGATGGCTGTCCAAGCGATGTGGTTGTAAAGCAAGTATATCCTTCAAGTTCTTTTCCGAAGCAGGAATACCGGGATATATTATTCAGGAGTTCAACGAGGTTCACAACCATTATATGGTGGAGTCAGAGCATCAGCAGTTTATGACACTTAACCGGAAGTTAGATGACGTACATCACAAATTCATTCTTGACTGTTCCAAGGCTAATATAGGCCCCACACTTACCTTTAAGGTATTGAAGGAAATTCTCGGTGGGTTTGAACTTGTCCGTTGCAATGTCGGGGATATCAGGAACACTTCGCGAGACATCAAAGCATACGCAAACGGTTGTGACGTGCAGATGGTGTTGGACGACATGGCGAAGAAGAAGGAGCTGTCCGATGCGTTCACATATCACTACGAAGTTAATGCTGCTAACCAGTTGGTTGCCCTTTTTTGGTGCGATGGTTTGATGAAGAGGAACTACCATATGTTTGGTGATATAGTGGCGTTTGACTCCACTTACAACACAAACAG AATTAATGATGCTAATGCTGCGTACCCTTGTGTGCAACGCATGATATTGCATGATCTTCACACCTTTCACGGGAAAGGACAATCATGGGAAACCT CACCCAAAATGATTGTAACCGATCAAGACTTGGGCATGGGATCAGCTATTCAAGAGGTTCTTGTAGGCACTCGACACCGATGGTGTATGTGGCATATAATGCACAAGTTGGCTTCCAAGGTTCCAGGCAGGTTGCTTAGGGACGAAGATTTCAAGAAGGAATTCAATGCATGCGTTTGGTCGGACTTGCTTGAACCCGATGAATTTGAAGAGGAGTGGAATGGAGTGATTGAGCGTTATGAGCTGGAAAACGTTGATTGGTTCAACACATCATACGAGTATAGACAGATGTGGATACCGGCGTACTTCAGAGATTTCTCACCCGGTTCGATGATTAGGACTACATCCATATTTGAATCTGAAAACAACTtctacaaaaattttatgaagccCCGAGCGAACCTTGTCGAATTATACTTGTATTTCAACAATGCTCTGGGATTTCAGCGGAACGCTAGAACAATGCTGGACTACAACGATGCTACTGCCGTGCCCATACTGGCCACTAAGTTGGCATTCGAGAAACATGCTGCGACGATTTACACAGACAGTATGTTCAGGAAAATACAAGAAGAAATTGTTGATGGTAATGACAGATGCCGTGTACTTGGTTTTTCATCAACAAATATGGTTGACACCTACAAGCTTGGGGATAGCCGACGGAATTCGTATTCT ATACAAGGTCCACCGTTGACGATAGGCAGACTGTATCAAATCAAGGGATATCGCTTGTTCTACGGTTTTATTCGACGGTTCGAGACGGACATTGACGTGCTTCGTGCATTCGTAGGTGGTTTGGAAGAACTTGGTAATTCTCTTCAAGCTGGAACTCCTCCAACGTCGGCCTTTGAAAAGAGGCGCATGATTGAAGAGTTTTATGGAATGCCAAGGCGTGAAGTAGTAGAGGTCCATCCTCCGGATGTTGTAAAGACCAAGGGTCATGCTAGCAGCTCCGCGAGCCGACTGATttcaaagagagaaaaggctatAAAGGAGGCTACTAGGCCTCTTAGACGTTGTAAGGCGTGCGATGAGTTGGGCCATCAAGACTCTAGAAACTGTCCCATGCTAAAAGAGATGGCCAAGGAGAAAGAGCTTAGTAAAGGCAAGAGgaaattttga